The DNA sequence GGCTGCTCATTTCGGGCAGCCTCATCTGTTTGCGAGTATACATGAAGGGTGCGGACGGTTGGTGTGGCGTGAGGCACTTGGAGGATTCAGTCGGTGGAGAACGAACAAATTTGATGAATCATCCTTAGGTGGAAGATCTATCTGATTAAGCGCACTATGTTCCACCGACCGAGTGTCAACGAGTCCGGAAAACGCCGACCCGGCGACAAGCATGAGTGGGACAGATTGAATCCCAAGATTCGCCGGGGCACGCCCAAATGCTCAAGCATACAAAAAGGCCAGCACTCGGATGAATGCTGGCCTAAATCTTTTTGGAATGAGAGACGCTAGCTCTTGGCCATGCGATGCACATCTACCATGTCTAGGAAGGCGACTGCAGCCTCTTCTCCTTTGTTACCGTATTTGCCACCTGCGCGATCCAATGCCTGCTGATCGGTATCGGGCGTGAGTACCCCGAAGATAACCGGCTTGGCATGATCGAGGCTCACCTGCATGATCCCTTGAGCGGCAGCTTGACAAATAAAGTCAAAGTGCCGAGTCTCGCCCTGAATGACGCAGCCGAGGCAAATGACGCCATCGATGTTGGGGCGATTGACCATAGCCATTTTGGCGGCGGTGGGCAATTCGTAGGTACCGGGCACATCCCAACGAATGATCTGGGAGGCGGGAATTCCGGCTTCTTCCAAAACACGCAAAGCGCCCTGAAAGAGCGCTTCGGTGATTTGGGTATTCCATTTACTCACAGCGATCACGACTTGGGTGGAAGCATGATTTCCGGAACCTTCGTAGGTGATGTGTGAGAGATCGTGTCCTTGATTCATTATCGAGTAGCTCTACCGATGTACTTATCGATATTGAGTCCTTCTTGGGAGAAAGGATATTCCTCCTTGATGGTTTCGTACAGTTCCAATGCATCGCCGAAGTCGCCGTTGGCCTCGTAGGCACGTGCAGCGTTCATGAGCATGGAAGGAGTAGTCTGATCATTGGCTCCTGGAGTCTTGGAAGCAGCGAGGAACAAGCGAGCCGCTTTGGCAAAATCTTGTTTGTCCTCATAAGCGAAACCAAGCGCCATGTCGCGCGCCATAGCGAGCATGTTGCCGCTAGCGGAAACACCTTCAAGTGCATCGATCGCCTCGTCAAGTTTGCCTTGACGTGCATAGGCTACGCCGATGTAGTACTGAGCCTGATTGCCAGCAGCGGTGCTGCCATATTCGTCGGCAATATCCAAGAATCCCATGCTGACGCCATCGCCGTTGAGGGCTTTGTTCAGGGAATCTTGCTCAAAGTACTTGACGGCTTTGAACATATCGGAGTGAGCAAGTGTATTTTGGCGTTCCTTGCTTTGGTTGAGGAAGATCAACCCTACGACCGCCAATACCACTACTGCCAGACCTCCCAGGATAAGATTTCGGTTATTATTCACAAAATCCTCGACAGAAGAACCTTCAGCTCCCACGACCTCTTGGTCCATCAATTCTTCTTCTTGTTGCTTATCCTTCAATTTACTCGCCATAGCATTTCAATGATTTAATCCGGTTTGCAAAAAAAAGAAATCTAACGCTAAGAACAAAGTGTCTGACTACAAACTCGGGTTCCAAAAACAGAACAGGCCGCCCAAATGGGCGGCCTGTATTTTCACCTCAGAGAGGACTGAGGCTCAGTATGCTTATCGGCGAACGATAACGCGGGTAACAGTTACGTATTCTCCATCGGTCAAGCGAATGGTGTAAACCGCCTCTGGGAGGTTGGAAAGGTCCACTTGCTCGTTGAATACGCCATACACGTTGTCGCGAGTCTTCTTGCTCACCAAACGGCCGCGAGCGTCCAAGACCTCGATGGTCAAGTTCTCCACAGCTACTTGATCAGCAGACAAGTTCACGATACCAGCAGTTGGGTTTGGATAAATATCCAAGTTTCCGCCAAAGAGTTCATCGACGAATACACCGTCCAACTTGAGTTCGAGGGTATCAGATCCACAATCGTTGGTCACGATGAGTGTGATCGGGAAAGAACCATCGAATTGGTAGGTGTAGAATGGATTCTCATCCGTGCTAGTACCTCCGTCACCGAAGTCCCAAAGGTAGCTGGCAGTGGTGTCTCCTGCTGGAGTAGACAAGTTGATGAAGGAGTAGTCGTACCCTGCTCCACCTACGTGGTCGATATCAAAGTCAGCCGAAGGCGTCTCATTGACAGTCACGAAGATGGTATCAGTGGCTTCACAACCCAATGCATCAGTAACAGTCAGGGTAACATCTCCAGTGTTGAAGATGGTTACATCAACTGTCGTGTCGTTGGTAGACCACAGGTAAGAGTACCCAGCCTCAGCAACAACACCCAATCCTACCGTATCACAAGCTGTTGTATCTGCGCCCAAGTCCACAACTGGAGCAGGAGCTTCAGACAACTCAAACATGTCGGTGCTTACACATCCTTCCGCGGAAGTAACGGTTACCGTGATGGTATCGGTACCAGTGGATGGAGGAACAACATCGATGGTCTGAGTAGACTCGCCAGTAGACCAGTCATACGTGTAGCCCATTCCCATACCAGCATCCAAGGTCACTGGCAAACAGGTCTCAGTAGATCCACCCAAGGCTACCATAGGAGCAGCGTTGATAGTTACATCTACTGTATCGGTAGTGGTACAGCCGTTGGCAGTAACAGATACCCAAACCTGTCCAGAAGTAGTTGCAGTATAAGTCTGGCCTACATTGGAAGGATCAGACCATACATACAAGGCTCCAGGGTTGCCCGCATCCAACATGAAGCTATCGCAAGAAGCGGTGTCAACTCCGAGATCTACCTCAGGAGAAGGAGTAACAAACAATACAACTGTATCGGCTCCTGTACATCCATCAGCGTTCATCACGTCAACTGTGTACAGACCGGTAGTATCTACATTGAAGGTAGGAGTAGTGATGGAAGAATCACTGTTCCAGATGTAGGAGGTAATGCCTGCACCAGTTGCATCGAGGGTGTATCCAGAACATACAGTTCCGTCAGATCCCAAGTCTACAGCTACTGGATCAAGGATTTTGGCATATACAGGTACTGGCTCACTTTCACAACCCAGTGCTGTGACAGTCCAATCATAGAAGAAGTAATAGTAACCACTAGAACCCAATCCATTGATTGTACCTGTCAAGGAAATTACACTTGGTATCTCGTATGGGAAGGTTGCACCACCGGAGTTACGATACAAGTTTGGCACAGTACTACCGGTCGCACTCAGCTCATATCCAGCACCCTGAGGTACAGTAAAGTTCAGCGTGACTACGGTATCCGAAACAGTTCCACCAAATGGGATGGTAGTGGATTGGATTACGTTGCCACCGTTGTCTGTCAAGGTAACACCAATGATACCAGCTCCTCCAGGGTAAACTTTAACTGTGTTGATTTCAATATCAGCCAAAGCATCGAACTCGATTCCATCTCCGAAGAAAGTGTAAATACCGCCATTACCTATGGTATTATCAGCTGGCGTGAATCCAGTGTAGTTACTTTGATTTGCAGCCGCCGCATAGTATGTGGTCGTTTGCGACAACATTGGAGTATTGAAAGTATCTCCATAGGCAATCACCTCACCTCCAATGGAATCATACCAAAGGATGTTAGTTGTATTGCCGGATGCCATCAAAGTAAACATCGCAGAATCCGTATTACATACAGAATCACTGAATACCGTTGGTGCATCTGGGCTCAGATTCACAAAGATGGAAAGGAATGCAGAGTCATTGATCAGGACAGTGTCTCCAGCCAATGCGGTGTAGGCAATCATGGAGTATGTACCGGAGTCAGAAGCAGGGAATTGACCTACATAGAACTCGTCAGTACTGTCTACCACCAAGGTATCTGTGTAGACATTGGATACTGTGTAGGTACCGTTAGGACCAGTCACATCAATGAATACAGGCACAGAATCTTGATCTACCAAACCTTCATTGCCAATCACAACAGACAAAGGCAAGGAGTCAGTAGTACACAGCAATCCACTAGGTCCGATCAAGGATACCAACTCTACGTCATCGTCAGGACGCTCGTAGATCAAGATATCGTCGAATGCAAATCCATCGAAGGAGTTTACAGAACCATCGGAACCGAAGGTAACTCGCAACAATACACTTGGCTGACCTCCCAAAGAGTCCAGATCATGCTCAGCAGTGACCCATCCACCACTAGAACCAGTCCAACCAGTTTGGTTACCACCAGGGTTACCGTTGATTGTACCATCGTTGTACCAGTTGTCAGGGTCTCCCAAGTTACCTACGTTCACCCAAGTCAAACCACCATCGATGGAAGACTGCAAGTTGGAACCATCCCAGCTGAATTCAGATTCATGCCAGATCTCAAACTTGATCACTGGATTCAGGATGGAAGTGAAGTCGAAACAAGGTCCGATGACATAAGAGTCTTCGTTGTTGTTGTAGGTAGAAGAGTTATCCAATCCACCAGTCACCCAGACATTAGAGTCAGATGCAGCGGTATTGATGTTGTTCTTGGAAGGATATCCAAACGCCCAAGTGGAGTTTGATCCTTCATCACGCCATCCACCTTTTGGATCTGCACCTTCGAAGTCCTCAAAGTAAGGATATGTGGTAATCGTCGGTACGGATACAACCTCGTAGACCAAGGAGTCATTCGCAACATTGGTGTCACCATTCACACCAGAGGTCCATACAGTTACGGTATAGGTACCGGCAGCTGCGAATGGCTGGTTGTTGATGAAGAATGGCACGAAGTTACCAGGAACGATGGTGTCGTTGGAGATCACGTTACCGCTGGATACAGAAGAACCGTTCAATGCAACATCATAGTTGACAGTGATACCACCGTTCAAGGTGTCAGTACCAAAGTTCGCCAAAGCGACTACGATATCTTCTTGGTTGGTCAAACCACAACCAGACTCAGGGAAGAAGTTCAATGCGATACCGGCATCGTTAGGAATGATGTTCAACATGTTCACATCATCGATCGCGATATCGTGGGAGAACCATCCATTGTTGTTGTCTACACGGAATCTCACAGAAACAATTCCGGAGAAGTTGGCCATACTCACCTGAGCCAGAGCCCAGTCGTTGTTGGCATCGTGTCCGATCGGAGGAATCACGTCATAGTACAGAACGCCATTCTCCTCAACGTCGATGTGAAGCATGTTCTCATCGTTCGGATCATTCGCATTGTGAGAGTGATACCAGAAGGTAAACAATGCTTGGTTGGTGAAGCTCAGATCGAAACATGGAGTTACCATGATGACAGAGTCATTTTCCTGACCTGAATCCTCTACGTACATGTAGTTTCCGGAACCAGTGGTATGATCCGAAACAGGACCTGTGTTACTGGAGGTAGTACCGCCAGTCCAAGTAGCCCATTCCTGACCAGCATCAGTTTGGAGGTTTTCCCAACCATTTGGCAGTGCATTCACACCAGGAACGTTACTGGTAGAATTAGGCCAGCTGTCAAATGTTTCCGTGTATGGATAGGAGGTAATCGCTGCTTTGTGCGTGACAAGCTTAGTCACAGTGTCATTCACTGCATCAGGGTCACCAGCCAAAGAGGTCCAAGCAACTACAGAGTAGTTGTTACCAGGAGTACTCAAATCAGCAGTTCCTACGAATGCATAAGTAGTGGTGTCACCTGGCAACAGAGTATCATTCACTGTTTCTGTAACGATTGTACCACCATCAACCTGGAAGGAGATATCCATGGAGAAGATAGTGTCAGCCCCCATGTTGGTGTACGTCATCGTAACTTCAGCACTGTCAGACAATCCACAACCAGAGAATGGAGTCGGGATATCCAATGCAGCAGCGTTATAAGCTGGCAATTGGAAGATCTGGATATCGTCGAATGCGAAACCGTCATAAGAGTTGGTGAAACCGTCAGTACCGAAGGCAATACGAAGCTGTACACTAGAGTATCCACCCAAAGTATCCATGCGGTGTTCAGCTGGCAACCATCCTCCTGCACCAGTTGGTGTGAAGAAAGTCTCAGATCCAGACCATCCAATCGTACCACCACCAGGGTTACCGAAGATGAAGGATTGATTATACCAGTTGTTAGGATCTCCTACATCACCGATCGTGATCCAAGAGTTACCGCCATCGACAGATCCCTGAAGAACAGCACCGTCAGAAGTGGTAGACTCCCACCAGATATTGGCACGGAATACAGGATTCGGAACGTTGGTGAAGTCGAAACAAGGTCCGAGTACCCAAGAGCTCTCGTTGTTGTTATAGGTAGTAGCGGTAGTCAAACCACCAGTGACCCAAGCGCTATCACCAGAAGCTGCACCAGTGATGAAGTTCTTAGCTGGAGTACCAAATGCCCAAGTAGAGTTTGCGCCAACGGCAGTCCATCCACCAGGACCAGTTTCGAAGTCTTCGAGGTATGGGAAGGAAGCAACACCTACTGGGAAGGTGTAGATAGTCAGCTCCGTCGTGTCATTTCCAGGGAGGGTATCACCAGCGACCTGAGTCACTACTGTGATAGTATGGGTACCTCCAGCAGAAATATCAGCTGTTGCAGTGAAGGTATAGTTTGTAGTATCACAAGCATTGAGGGTACCAGGAACAGTCTCTGGAGTAGTGAATGCACCACCGTCAACAGAGAAGGAAGCCGTGATACCAGTCAAGTTTTGAGTACCAGCGTTGAAGATGTTTACAGAAACAGTTTCAGAAGCACCCAATGTACAGCTTGGCGCAGGAGAAGTAACATCCAACGCAGCTACGTTCACAGGTACTGGCTGAGAAATCTCAACATCATCAATCGCAATATCACCCGTGAACTGACCAGATGGGTGAAGTACGCGGAAGGTTACGTTAAATGAACCAACACCCGTGTATCCACTCAAGTCAACTACTGCTTCGCGATATGGATCCAATTCGTCTCCTTGCTGCTGTCCACTCAAGGACCAGAGGATGGTTTCTACACCACCTACATTGGCAACAACCTGAAGCTCACCAATACCTGCACCGTACATGTGGTACCAGAAAGTCAACTTAGGACAAGTGATAGAAGACACATCCAAACATGGAGAAGTAAGGTCAAAGATACTTCCTGAAGGAGCACCGGACATTTCGGTATACATGTAGATACCAGAACCATTCACTCCACCAGAAGCAAAGGTATGGTCACCACTTGGACCTGTACTTCCTGAGCCTGTACCATTGACATCACCGCGCCATCCGATAGAAGTCGAAGTGCTCGTTGTGATGCTTGAAGCGGTCCAGCCGTTAGGATAAAGCGTCTGTGGAGAGGTACTGTTGAAGGTTTCGAAGTCTTCGAACATTCCACTAGTCAGCAATGGCAACGCATCAACAGATCCAGTAGTGGAGTCATTAAATGCATTCGGGTCAGCACCAACAGTGGTGTAGGACAGGAAGTTGTAGGTACCTGCAGCGGAAAGGTTGGCATTGGTGGTTACTACCACATCCAAGGTGCTATCCACATCCAATGTACCTGTATTGACAACGGTAGAGAATGCCTGAGTACCAGCTCCGGAGATATCCAAGGAAACGGTAATCGGATCTACAGTCATGTCAATGGTAGAAGTACCCAAATTCTTCACCCGAACAGTTACAGACTCTGTGGAGCTGTAGCAGGCAGGATCAGTTGGGGAAACAATCTCCGTAACACCCGCATCAGTAGCTGCAGGAGCGAACAACATGATGTCGTCAATCGCAATATCACCCGCAGAAGACCCGGAGTCGATACCGCGGAATTCCAATTGGAATACTTCACCAGTCAAGAAGGACATGTCCACTACTGCCTCCAACCATGGATCAGCTTCAGCAAATTGCTGACCACCGGTCAAGGTCCATAGGGTAGTATCCATTCCGTTGTACAATGCGTGTACTTCCAATGTACCGATGCCAGATCCGAACATGTGGTACCAGAAACGCAACTGAGCTGGGCCAGTAGTAGTGGACATATCCACACATGGGCTCAGCAAAGAGTAGAATGCACCAGCGGTAAAGTTGTTGCTGGACTCGGTGTACATGTAGACAGAACCACCTTGTGTGTGGTTTCCACTAGGTCCAGTTCCAAAGGATGGAGTCGTGTTGTCTTTCACATACCATCCATCGTTTGTACCGAAAGTGGTCCATCCATTGGCAAGTGTTCCTGGATTAAAGGAAGATCCAGTTCCAGGCGTGAAGGACTCAAAATCCTCCGCAAACGGGAAGGAGTTCGAGAATGGGGTAGTGAAGGAAATAGTCACCGTGTCATTTCCTGCATCTACATCCCCTGTCAACTCAGTCCAAACATCAATGTCATAAGCAGTGTTTGGGTTTGGCAATTGAGCCAAAGTGGTAAAGGTGACAGTGTCCTGAAGACCTCCCAACAAGGAAGAGATGGTCTCCAATACCGGCGTACCTCCGTTGATGGAGTAGTACACGTTGATAGAAGAAGCGGCATTGACCCCGAAGTTGCCAACCACTGCCTCGATCTCCACTCCAGATGTGAATGAACCACAATCAAATGCAAATGGAGCAACTGCTACAACGCCCACATCATCTCCAGAAGGAGCCGTGATGGTAACACTGTAATCTTCAGTCTCCCCATAAGTCATACTGGCACAAGGACCAGCTGGCAATGAGTTGTAGTTCTGAGTCATTCTCAGCCGGGTGGTAGACAACAATGCGTTACCCGGTACGGTGAACGTGATGGACTCGGTACCGCCACCGTTGATGGTAACGCTTCCGAGAAGCTCACTCGCGTCGAATGTAGAGTCATTGTTGTAGTCGATCCATACGGAAACCCCAGATGTGTAGGTAGGGTTATTGACGATGGTCGCCGTGTAGGTTTGACCACGCTGGAGTGTGGTCGTGTCATTGAGGGTGTAATCATTGTACCCCGTAGAAGAACCCGGATAGTTGCCCACGATCGTATTGACCGAAAAGCTAACAATAGAGTCCCCAAACGCGGTTCCCGTTGAGTAAGATGGAACACAATATTGCCCGAAAGCTGTGCCCCAAAGCATACCCAACGCCACAATGAGCGTAAATAAATGCTTCATGTTGGGTTATAATTGAGTTAATGTAGGCACTTAAAAATAGTGTGAGCAAAAACAAAAACCAATACCCACAACTATTTCATTTTAAATAATATATGAAATACGGCACCAGAGACGCGCTACAATCAACTGACTTACAGTGTTTTATTAATTAATTGACATATATTCTTTTTTTACCATTTACCTCATATTGATCTTTCTCGAAATGCCACAAAACCCCCATTTTTTGGCGAAGCTTCATTTGTTGCAATTTCCTTCTTTTTAAATATGTAAGAATCCACGATTTAGGTCATTTTTTATACCAAGTTATCTCACATTACTATCTAGCATACTTTACCCACATATAGATTGACAGCAATAAGATGCATCGATTAAATATTACCAATAACAGATATGCCATTTATTGAACCTTTTTCGCCAATAGCAAAATGCCGAGTTGCGCATTCACGCAACTCGGCATTTGTTGAATATATAAGTGTGTATCGGCTATTCAGCCACCTTGAGACTAAAGGTGAATGTGGTTCCTTTGCCCAAGGTACTGTCCACGGTGATTTGCTCTCCATGAAGCTTCAAGAGATGCTTGCAAATGGCTAGTCCAAGTCCAGTACCGCCTTTCTCACGAGAGCGGCTCTTGTCCACTCGATAAAAGCGTCGGAAAATTTTATCAAGATGTTCCTCGCCAATTCCAGGTCCATCATCCTGAATGCTCACATATACCTTACCGCCCTCTTGCCGCAAGTCTATGATCACCTCCCCTTCCAGATCACCATACTTGATGGCATTATCGATGAGGTTGATCAATACCTGTTGGATGCGCTCACGGTCGGCGAGGATCTGGACTTCCTCATTCCCATTCGCATTGAGTCGATATGAGATGTTCCGCTGTTTCTTCGTGAATTTATACTCCAGAGAATCCAGCACATCAGACACCAGTTCATGTATGCCAAATCTCCGGATCTTCATTTCCATTTCTCCAGACTCCGCCTGCGTGATGATCAAAAGATCCTCAACCAAACTCGAAAGCCTATCGGCATTTTTCATCGCCTTCTTGAGGAACTTCATCTTGACTCGATCATCCTCGATCGCTCCATCCATGAGCGTATGAATAAACCCTTGCACTGCGAAAATAGGCGTCTTCAGTTCATGCGACACCTCACCAAGAAACTCGCGGCGATAAGCCTCTAGATCCTTCAGCTTCTTGATCTCCCGCTGATTGAGAATATTCAGGCTTTTGAGTCGGCGGAATACCAACCACTCTAGGGTAATCACCATAGAGATAAAGGCCACAAAGAAAAATACCAATGATTCGTAGAGCAGGTTCTCTGTACCATGCTCTCCAAGTGATCCGATAAATGCAAAGGCCAATGAAAGACCTGAGGCTAGATAAACGGATACCAGAATAGATGAGGGAAGCTTAGGGTTCATGAATTCCCGAAATAAAGATTACTTGTTTGCAAACTTGTAGCCAACTCCTTTGACCGTTTGGATATAGGAGTCGCCCAGTTTTTCACGGAGCTTTCGCACATGCACATCGACGGTACGATCCACAACGAATACGTCGCCCCAGACTTTTTCGAGGAGAATTTCACGACTGAACACTTTGCCAGGTCGAGCCGCCAAAAAGTTCAGCAATTCAAACTCCTTTCGAGGCAGGGTCAATTCACGATCGCCTTGCTTGACGATGTATTCATCGCGAATAATCTCCAAGTCATGGACCTTGAGCGTCTCGGAGGGCTCCTCGGAACTTTTACGTCGAAGAATTGCCTTCAATCGACTGAGCAATACCCTGGGCTTAATCGGCTTGGTGATATAATCATCTGCACCAGCCTCAAAGCCTGCAACCTCTGAATATTCCTCAGAACGAGCAGTCAGGAAAACGATGTACACCTGATCCATCCCCGGAATCTCCCGGATTTGTCTACAGGTTTCGATACCGTCCAACTTGGGCATCATAATGTCCAGAACGATCAGATCCGGCTTATGATCACGAGCAATGGAGATCGCTTCTTCGCCATCCATAGCCCGGAGTACCTCATAGCTTTCCTTTTCCAAGTTGTACTCGAGGAGATCGAGGATGTCGGTTTCGTCATCCACGATCAATACCTTCGTCTGTGCCATGTAAATCAAAAATCAAAAACCCATTCGCTTTCGCCTTCGCTTACCCAATCGGGAAACAGACTAGCTACTTCCAATCGACAGGAAATTAGGCGAATAGGCAAATATACAAATTGTTATCGCTCAAAATCCCCGAATAAGCTCACCCTGCCTGAGATCTTCCAAATGCTGACCATGAATCCACAAAACCATTCTGTGTATCAGCCGAATCACTTGATTTGCTGATTTTTCTTATCTTGGATAATCTCATTTATCAGGCATTACACTTTACTACTCATGCTTCATCGTTTGTCAAGCTTCATCCTCCAAGCATTTGGATGGTCCATTTCGGGTGCCATTCCCCAAAACCCCAAATTCATCATAGTTGCGGGACCTCATACCAGCAATTGGGATTTCATCCTTGGCGTTTTGACTAGAAGCGCCCTACAGTTGAACACCAAATTCATCGGCAAGTCCCAATTGTTCAAACCGCCCTACGGATGGTTTTTCAGAGCGATGGGAGGATACCCAGTGGATAGGAGCAAAAACAATCGCCTCGTGGATGCAGTGGCTGAGATTTTCCGCTCTAAGGAGGAGTTTTCGATCGCGCTCTCTCCAGAGGGAACGAGAAAGCAGGTGAGTGAATTAAAAACGGGCTTTTACCACATAGCGGCAAAAGCCCGAGTACCTATATATATGGTGGGGTTTGACTACCAAAATAGGCAGGTATTATTTGCAGATCCGTTCTTGCCCTCTCAAGAGGCAAAATCCGATATCGCCAAGGTCAAGCAGTTTTTTCAATCTTGCCAAGGCAAACGCCCTGAATTTGGGGTAGCCTCCTAGATGCTAACTGCTAATTCCGGGGAGTTGAAATCGCTTTGGCTTCTATAAAGATTCGCTTGACGATTGGAATATTGGCTCTAATCTTAGCTTCGAGTTGAGCAACAACTTTTTCAATCTCGTCGGATTCCAATTCATCCGAAAACTCCACATCCAAGGCCAGCAGTACCTGATCAGGGGCCATGTGCATGGTGATTGGCGTATTCATCGTAAGGACTTGATCATGCCCCATGACAATATCTTTGATTTGATCCACCATCTCTGGCTCAGCGCTTTCACCAATCAGCAATGCCTTGCTTTCATAGGCTAGTAGGATAGAAATGACCGTCAGCAAAATTCCGATAACA is a window from the Pontibacter sp. G13 genome containing:
- a CDS encoding 1-acyl-sn-glycerol-3-phosphate acyltransferase, whose product is MLHRLSSFILQAFGWSISGAIPQNPKFIIVAGPHTSNWDFILGVLTRSALQLNTKFIGKSQLFKPPYGWFFRAMGGYPVDRSKNNRLVDAVAEIFRSKEEFSIALSPEGTRKQVSELKTGFYHIAAKARVPIYMVGFDYQNRQVLFADPFLPSQEAKSDIAKVKQFFQSCQGKRPEFGVAS